The DNA sequence ggctacagcatgtgctgataacaccaaagtccatggtttgatctctgtactggctagccaccaacaaaaacaaacaacaacaacaaaagatttgCAACTGACTTTAAGAGTAATGGAAGGCTATGAAAAGTTCTTAAGCAGAATGACATGATCAAGTTTGCATTTACTAATACCATTTTGGttaacatcaaaataaatattaaaataaaaatgagattacTGTATAAATTCAGTGCTGATGGCTTTTTACCAATTATAATCTATACAGTATAAATGCTGTTTGTATAAGCAGTATATATCAGTCAATAGAGTGGTGAATAATCCTagataataatttcttttttttttttcctttttttttgaccggtaagggggtcgcccccaccgcgctcagccagtgagcgcaccagccatccctatattggatccgaacccgcggcggtagcgccactgggctcccagcgccgcactctcccgagtgagccatggggtcggcccctagATAATAATTTCTAATGTGTCCCATGGtaattcagtaaaataatgatgTATCAAAACAGTTTGGTTAAAATTCTAAGATTTGGCTTATATTCAAATTGAGGCATTTCTTTGATTAATAAAGATTTGCTGGAATTACTGTTATAAAGGCTTACTTTAACTTCAAGAAACTAGGATTGGCATTATGTCAAAACTTATGATGCACTGGTACGCCACTGGCACATGTATAAAGATATAATGCAATGTAAATCAAAATTGTGATGCATTACAGACTGTCAGATCCCACTggaaatacttatttaaaaaacaaaagccaaataaacaaaaaatgaatcaTAACCAAAATTCACTggatgcaaaaaacaaaaaaattcaataagaatATCCACCATTTCAGTTACAATGCCTTCAGAACTCAAATGTGCTCTTAGTATTTGGCAGAACTTCAAAatgggtattttttttaatatctaaggtgatataaatataaatgggtTAACAAAATCTGATGCAATCATTGAACAAACTGCCAATATCTCTCAGAAACTAAGCATTTTCTCTAATAAAGAATGCCACTAAAtggataatttttcttctcttgctaGATGAATTCAATTGTTTCATTCAGGGGACCTTCAATTTAGTTAAGAACATTCTGTGACCTCTAAGATAAGATATGACCATGAGACACAACTAACACAAAGccataaatatttcttctaagaaaatgtgaaaaatcatcTGACCTAAACAAATTCAAGTCCAAGTGTATTTCTGTGACTCAGAATTTAGCACAactttttatatgtgtgtgtatgtgtgtgtataatggtTAAATTATGTGACAGTATAGGCTTATACCACATTTGTGTAATACAGGAAAAAATACATTGTAAACCTTTGTATAAGTCCAATCTTATTAATTCTTGTAATTTGTATGTACTGTACTAGTAGTTTTCTTGCAAAAGGACCTATTAATAAATCCTTTAGTAAGAAAAATGAGCACTCAGTAATTTGCTTTTGTGGTTGTTAGTTTTATATATTAAGGCCATTTTTTAGGTGTaaacttttcagatttttctcaaGATTTATTCGTTACATTATCAGTAGGaactgttctttttaaattatttatatagaatATCACAATAGTTGGTGGTATACACAACAAATTAAAAGTTCTTTCCCTCTGGTGATACAATTCTAAAATATTAGTATATATGAAAACATGTTGGGCTTAGAATACACTGAATTAAATCTCAAAAAATCAATAACTTATTAAATGTGGATTTATATTGAAACATTCCTAACCATTTGTAATCTGTTGATAATTGTTGTTAGTGGAAATCTGTATAGATGACTGAATTGCATCTGACCTTTTCAGATTTAATTTTCACTAGGTGCCTAATTTAGACCTAATACACTATGATATCATGTAACAACATGAGTCCTATACccaaacaaaatcaaatttaattttgtacaTGTATTGGTGTATTTGAGTAATTTATTCTATAGGATTGTACAAAATGAGATAGAGGAAAATCACCAACTTGACTCAATGTTGAAAACTATTTGAAGGAAGAAACTGGGATTTTAAGAAACATTGGTATGCAAgagttaaaagaataaagaaaatatcaaataactattGAAATTCCAAATTagatataaataatgaaaaacataGAGTTTAGTGGATGCATCACCCTACATCTATTTccattcttgtttcttttcataaTCCCATTCCAAACAGAACTTGGAAAGTTGATTCCTTCCCCAATTCTAGTGGCAGATCTTGTTGAATCTATGTACCAATATTGGACAATGAGACTGAGGGGGCAAGTTTCTAAAAGGTTTTTAGGAAAGGCATCACCTACTGAATGTGATGACAAGAATTGTTGCAACCACCTTGCTACATGTCTGATGATGAAGCCAAGATACAGAGGGGGAAGAGCTCTGTATACCTGATATACCATGGTATACCTGACATACCATGCCTGAAGATACCTTAACTCTGAACATTTTGTTagataaaatttcctttttcagtttGAGCTATACTTTCCAATACTTGAAGCCAAAGTATCCTgaggatatttaattttttctactttttaaaaaacgtagattttaaaaaattattttttctatctactgttttattatctatttttttaaaaattgcacttgaggcatatttccaaatatattatAAGTAAGCTAATTCTGAATATTCAACATCTCAGctgaattttgctttaaaaattaaattcagaagTATCTTTAAAATAGTCAATCATACCTCATGAAAACTTGATCTATGTTAGTGGTATTTTATTCAGTTATGGCCCCATAATTATGAGTaacttaagaaataaatactAGCTCATATAAAAATTGGCCTTTTAAAACATGAAGTATACATAGCGTCAttaaaaaacaagttattttcaatttattcttaaaataaactgATCTTTAGataataagaaatacataaatataaaataaataaaaatcattttcagaCAAGTCTTCACCATTGAAATATTagattttatttgatattttctagtggatgtataaaaatattgagaacataaaaataccaatattaaactattttaaaaactgtatttttatcaACTGTAAATAtccatttgaaaatttaaaaattacatgtgaAAAGGCATATATTTTTTGAATTGGCTACACAAGTAAGCGGGCATCTATACAACAGACTTggcaagagagacagaggcaaGAGTGGCATCTCTATGTAAGTTAGCTTTTACTGGAATACTTATCAGAAAAGTAAAGAATCTACCTATTTATCAAGGCACTTGGGCACAAAAGATTTAATTTTCCTGAAAGAATGAACCTCTGCTTCCAAGTAGGATGAGTTGAtatcatcacacacacacacacagacacacacacacacacacacacacacacacacacacaattagaaTGAGAAACAACTCTCTGCTTCTGAGGTAAACACTTCTCAATGCAGTGATTCAGAGAGTCAATGAATTTTAATCAAGGAAATCCACAGGATCATATATTTTTGTAACTGACATAgtcatttcttttgttaaatactGGAAATAAGCAATTTCTACTATGATAGTAAATTACAGGGTCATTAAGTTATAGCTACAATTCATCTAGACATTTAATATCCTGTCCTATTAATTTCTTGTGCACATTAGAGAGAACTGTGTCCTGATTTTACCTTGATAATCCATATGCAAGCATTATCAcatattgtttaaatatttgaacatttttatagaTTGGATTATCCAAAAAAAGATGTTAAAGTCTACTACACTGACCTGTCCTGTTGCATGGTATCCTTCCTTAACAACTCTCTGTTTCTGAGGTAAACGCTTCTCAACTCAGTGATTCAGAGATGCAATGAACTAAAGTTGGCATATGAGTTTCACATAAATTCTTATAAATTAGTATTTACCAAAACATATGTTATTAAAGATTGAAAagcaagacatttttaaaagatttactaCAGGTTTTGTATAAGATACTTTACAGACAAAAGTTTTGATTAGAAATTACTGAGAATATGAAACTCTGAAAGACAATacagtgtatgtatgtatgtaagtgTTCAAAAATGTTTTGAAGCATGATATCAAAGCCATAtaagtaaaaactgaaaattttgagtttaaaatttaactttggaAGAAGCTTCAAAACTATAAATAAAGTGAGAACATTGTGAAAATACTCTAAAATGTTCTTCATATgcaaagaaatttaacaaatacatgtaaataaaaaacATGCCTATAGAAAATACATTACGATCATGGAATATTAATtcacaaatatgaaaatacaaatggacaataaacaaaagaaatattgtttagctttcctaatttaaaaaagtAGTAATAAAGAGTGAAATAAAGTAATTGTAAAATGGTTTTATTTACACATTATGTTGAATTGTCCAACAACTTAAACAAAACCTCTTGTTCCTTACAGTGTATAGAAATGGGCACTCCCCCACACTGACAATGGAAATGTAAGTGGCACAAAGGCGACAACAACAAAACCATTTTCCAGACACCTTTGGTATGAATGAATcagaattttaaagtaattatttaaatgtaaataaataactcTTGCCTCTATTTCCCCATGGATTTAAAGCAGCACATATTAAAAGCCAATATgataaaaatccttttaaaaaagtataaaaagaagcTGAGTAATATAAATGAAAggcaggagagaagggaagaactGAAAATGGGACCACAATAAAATTACGCTAGAAAACAGGCTAAGCAATGTAACTTCAATTTATCAGAAAATCAGTTACTGAGTTTCTGGTCAGTCAAGGTTAAAAGTGAACCTTAATGGGTTACATAGTTCTCAGTTTAATCAAAGGAAGTATTAGTTCATAAAGAAACTTACTTTTCTGAACCCTGAGAGAATATCACTATCTGTAACAATATTTAACAGAGATTAAAAATTAGGTTTTAAACAGAATTTCTGTTATGTATATATGACTCCCAATTTGGTATCTGGCAAAAACTTTAGGCATAATATTAAGCTATAAATGTATGAAGAGATTTAAGAACAGGCCAACTTCGGGTCACCTGAATTATCCAGGTTTACAACTTTAAGGAATGTAGAATTTAAGATTTTACTATGCAAGTCACAATTTAGATAACTAGTAAGTACCTGAATTATAGTCAGCCAATGGTAAGAATGAATTTCCCATAAAACCAGTTTGAAGGCAACATTAAAAACTTCCATCATATTAACTTAAGCCATCAGAAAAACAATCATGTCaggatataaattttaaagacatTCATGTATTTCCTAGTGCTTTAAACActaattcaaaatgaaattagacatttAACTAAATTTGTACTACTAATTTCTAAACTTctgaaatcacacacacaaaaaaatttgattgaaaaatagaaaatttctgttgttaaaaataaattactttggaATCCTTAGGTATATGAACtattttgagtatattttcatagaagaaattaaagctagcaataatattaaaataagaaagaaaatacacaataaactaaaataatgacCTCACTTCAGTTAgttcaaaatgtaataaaaatatatctaattaTACTTATTGCTATGAATACTAcatcaaaataagaaaacaaaaaaatgttgaaattagAAGATATGGCTCTGTAAAATGAACCAAGTTTCTAagatttactgtttttatttttccacacacaaaaaataaaataaaattgctttgtataaaaaaaaaaaattatcacaaagttTACCAAACTAAGCAGCTATCAGGTGGGATTTGAAATTTACTGAGGACAATTCAGGCAGAGATCAATACCATTCCCCCACCTGCTGCAAATAGTAGCTGGtgaggtaatttttttctttcctaatgcCTCTGGGCCAGGGCAATGTTGAGGGGTTTAGAGCCCAATATGCGACCATTCATCTCAGTCATTGCTTTAGCGGCCTCCTCAGGAGAGGAGAAGCAGATCAATCCAAATCCTTTGCTCAGCCCTTCTTCCTGCATTACCTTAACTCTGCTAATTGATCCAAATGAAGAAAATTCCTTTCGTAGTTTTTCATCATCAATGGTCTCATCAAGGTTCTTAATATAGAGCTTTACCCCCTGGCACCCAcgaattctttcctttttcagctgttcaAACATTTGCTTTAACTCAGCCTGTCGCTCTACTTTCTTTTGTGCCCTACCTACAAAAATCAGCTGCCCGTTTATGTCCTTTCCATTCATTTCTTCAACAGCCTTTTTGGCGGCCTCATGGCTATCAAAACTCACAAACCCAAAGCCTTTGGATTTCCCACTGGAATCTGTCATCACCTTAACACTCAGAGTTTTGCCATATTTGCTGAAAACTTCCTTCAATCTCTGATCATCCATGTCATTTCCAAagtttttgatgtaaacattgGTGAATTCACTGGCTTTGTTCCTGAGTTCAGCTTCCCGATCTTTACGGTTTTTGAATCTGCCAACAAACACCTTGCAATCCTTGAGCAGCTTTCCATTCATCTCTTCAATGGCCCTATCCGCAGCACTCTGGTTCTGAAAGTGCACAAATGCAAAACCTTTGGAGCCTTGATCATCACTCATCACCTTGGAGGACAGGATCTTTCCAAAAGCTGAAAAGTGTTCATAGAGGGTTTTGTTATCGATGGATTTGTCCAGATTCTTGATGAACACGTTCCCAATTCCAGATTTCCTTAAGCAGGCATCACGCTGAGACCACATGAGACGGATGGATTTGCCTTTTATCAAGTCAAAATTCATTGTGTCCAAGGCCTTCTGGGCATCAGCCAACTGCAGGAAGTTCACGTAGGCATAGCCTAGAGAGCGGTGGGTGACCAGGTCCCTGCAGATGCGGATGGACAGCACAGGCCCCACCGTGCTGAACTTCTTGAACAGCAGGTCCTCAGTGACATCTGCATGTAGGTCACCCACATACAGGGAGGCCACGCGATACTTGGCTGCTACATTCATCTCCTTGCTCCTCCCCACCGCGGGCCTGTCCCCAGAAGCTCTTGCAGCGATTCCTGCAACAGAGAGGCCAGGCCACGGCTCAGGCCCGGCTCAAGTGTGGTGGCCTCAGGACCACCGCTTAGCCAAGCAATGGGGTTCAGGTACAGCTCCCCCAGGCTCTGGAAAGGCCCTTATCCAAAAGCCCCACAGCAACCAATCCGGCCTTCCCTGGGAGTTGGCAATAGAACTTTGAAATCTCAAAGAAAGGGTATGAGGACAAGACGTTCCTTCCCCGCCCATTTGGGAGAAACCTTCAAGTGGTGGGCCGGCCCTCCATCCGAGCCTCCCCACGGACGCCCGGGTCGCTGGTTCCTGAACAAAAATAGGCCTCGCTCAGACTGGTTTAAAGTTACAGCCGCTGGGGAAGAACTCCACAAGTGGTTTCCGAGGCGGCAGCAGCGCAGGCCGCGGGGCATGGGCG is a window from the Cynocephalus volans isolate mCynVol1 chromosome 9, mCynVol1.pri, whole genome shotgun sequence genome containing:
- the PABPC4L gene encoding polyadenylate-binding protein 4-like — translated: MNVAAKYRVASLYVGDLHADVTEDLLFKKFSTVGPVLSIRICRDLVTHRSLGYAYVNFLQLADAQKALDTMNFDLIKGKSIRLMWSQRDACLRKSGIGNVFIKNLDKSIDNKTLYEHFSAFGKILSSKVMSDDQGSKGFAFVHFQNQSAADRAIEEMNGKLLKDCKVFVGRFKNRKDREAELRNKASEFTNVYIKNFGNDMDDQRLKEVFSKYGKTLSVKVMTDSSGKSKGFGFVSFDSHEAAKKAVEEMNGKDINGQLIFVGRAQKKVERQAELKQMFEQLKKERIRGCQGVKLYIKNLDETIDDEKLRKEFSSFGSISRVKVMQEEGLSKGFGLICFSSPEEAAKAMTEMNGRILGSKPLNIALAQRH